One part of the Streptomyces sp. NBC_00286 genome encodes these proteins:
- a CDS encoding FAD-dependent monooxygenase, giving the protein MPAQVPGPRIAVVGGGIGGLAAAAFLRRAGLTATVYEQAPALGEVGAGLVVAPNAVRLLRRLGVMEQLLRRAVPLDWGWEFRRWADGSVLSVEKLSGVCERLYGERTYVVHRADLLETVKSAVPGDWVLLGARCTSIDENPHGVRLRFADGSRVEADVVIGADGVHSVVRGTIADPAPPAYSGICAFRTIVPADAAPDFALRSAQTLWLGPGRHFVHYPINGGRAVNVVAFAPAGDYTDESWSATATSEEFHAEFAGWDPRVTDLIAAGGVPGRWALLDRAPLRHWSRGRATLLGDAAHPMFPFFAQGAAQSIEDAAVLARCLAASADDPEQALKQYEAVRIERTTRLQQISHARRDLNHLPDGPEQQARDTALAGSDPLVGNGWIYGYDAEEVPIS; this is encoded by the coding sequence ATGCCCGCGCAGGTGCCAGGCCCGCGGATCGCCGTTGTCGGAGGCGGCATCGGCGGCCTGGCCGCCGCGGCCTTCTTGCGCCGGGCGGGACTGACCGCCACCGTCTACGAGCAGGCGCCCGCGCTCGGCGAGGTCGGCGCCGGACTCGTCGTCGCCCCCAATGCCGTACGACTGCTGCGGCGCCTCGGCGTCATGGAGCAACTGCTGCGCCGGGCCGTGCCGCTGGACTGGGGCTGGGAGTTCCGCCGTTGGGCAGATGGAAGCGTGCTGTCGGTGGAGAAGCTGAGCGGCGTGTGCGAGCGGCTCTATGGCGAGCGTACGTACGTCGTCCACCGGGCCGACCTGCTGGAGACCGTCAAATCGGCCGTGCCCGGCGACTGGGTCCTCCTGGGAGCCCGGTGCACCTCGATCGACGAGAACCCGCACGGTGTGCGGCTGCGCTTCGCCGACGGCAGCCGCGTAGAGGCGGACGTCGTGATCGGCGCCGACGGCGTGCACTCCGTCGTCCGGGGCACGATCGCCGATCCCGCACCACCGGCGTACTCCGGTATCTGCGCCTTCCGCACCATCGTGCCCGCCGACGCCGCCCCCGACTTCGCCCTGCGCTCCGCCCAGACTCTGTGGCTCGGGCCGGGCCGGCATTTCGTGCACTACCCGATCAACGGCGGACGGGCCGTCAATGTCGTCGCCTTCGCCCCCGCCGGGGACTACACGGACGAGTCGTGGAGCGCGACGGCCACGAGCGAGGAGTTCCACGCCGAGTTCGCCGGCTGGGACCCGAGGGTTACGGACCTCATCGCCGCCGGTGGTGTCCCCGGCCGCTGGGCGCTGCTGGACCGGGCGCCGCTGCGGCACTGGAGCCGGGGCCGGGCCACCCTGCTCGGGGATGCCGCGCATCCCATGTTCCCCTTCTTCGCCCAGGGCGCGGCCCAGTCCATCGAGGACGCCGCGGTGCTGGCGCGCTGCCTGGCCGCGTCGGCCGACGATCCCGAGCAGGCGCTGAAGCAGTACGAGGCGGTACGCATCGAACGCACCACCCGCCTCCAGCAGATCAGCCACGCCCGCCGCGACCTCAACCACCTGCCCGACGGCCCCGAACAACAGGCCCGCGACACGGCCCTCGCCGGCTCCGACCCCCTGGTGGGCAACGGCTGGATCTACGGCTACGACGCCGAGGAGGTGCCCATTTCATGA
- a CDS encoding dihydrofolate reductase family protein yields the protein MGKLSLTSFVTLDGVYQAPGGPNEDTRDGFEHGGWSVPYGDEDFGRFIDEVFGRVGAFLLGRRTYEIFAAHWPRVIDPGDPVASKLNSLPKYVVSSTLTQADWAGTTIVRGDLAKEVTAIKENTDGELQVHGSGALAQSLLAHDLVDTVHLLTFPVVLGTGRRLFAEGAVPTAFTHTEARVTSTGVAIHTYELAGRPQYGSYELPPDAA from the coding sequence ATGGGCAAGCTCAGTCTCACCAGCTTCGTCACCCTCGACGGGGTCTATCAGGCCCCCGGCGGTCCCAACGAGGACACCCGCGACGGCTTCGAGCACGGCGGCTGGAGCGTTCCGTACGGCGATGAGGACTTCGGACGGTTCATCGACGAGGTCTTCGGCCGGGTGGGCGCGTTCCTGCTCGGGCGCCGTACGTACGAGATCTTCGCCGCGCACTGGCCCAGGGTCATCGACCCGGGCGACCCGGTCGCGAGCAAGCTGAACTCCCTGCCCAAGTACGTCGTCTCGTCGACCCTGACGCAGGCCGACTGGGCCGGTACCACGATCGTCCGCGGCGACCTCGCCAAGGAAGTCACCGCAATCAAGGAGAACACCGACGGCGAGCTCCAGGTCCACGGCAGCGGCGCCCTCGCCCAGTCCCTCCTGGCGCACGACCTGGTCGACACGGTGCACCTGCTGACCTTCCCCGTCGTACTCGGCACCGGCCGCCGCCTCTTCGCCGAGGGCGCCGTACCGACCGCGTTCACCCACACCGAGGCGCGCGTCACGAGCACGGGGGTCGCCATCCACACGTATGAGCTGGCGGGGCGCCCGCAGTACGGCTCGTACGAGCTGCCGCCGGACGCCGCGTAG
- the alc gene encoding allantoicase, with the protein MTAQHESPVARFTGDASPYGGGDPYADYRTADFPFTRYANLADRRLGAGVVAANDEFFAQRENLLVPERAEFDPERFGHKGKIMDGWETRRRRGASAEHPWPTAEDHDWALVRLGAPGVVRGVVVDTAHFRGNYPQAVSVEGVSVPGSPSPEELLSDDVKWTTLVPRTAVGGHAVNGFDVALEQRFTHLRVNQHPDGGIARLRVYGEVVPDPEWLSVLGTFDVVALENGGQAEDASNLFYSPATNTIQPGRSRAMHECWETRRRRDTGHDWIRYRLVARSEIRAIEIDTAYLKGNSAGWASVSLRDTETGDWTEILPRTRLQPDTNHRFVLPTPAVGTHARVDIFPDGGISRLRLFGSLTEEGMAELRGRLREVEG; encoded by the coding sequence GTGACGGCGCAGCATGAATCCCCTGTGGCTCGTTTCACCGGCGACGCGAGCCCGTACGGGGGCGGCGACCCGTACGCGGACTACCGCACCGCCGACTTCCCGTTCACGCGGTACGCCAACCTCGCCGACCGCCGGCTCGGCGCCGGGGTCGTCGCCGCCAACGACGAGTTCTTCGCCCAGCGCGAGAATCTCCTCGTGCCCGAGCGCGCCGAGTTCGATCCCGAGCGCTTCGGGCACAAGGGCAAGATCATGGACGGCTGGGAGACCCGGCGCCGCCGGGGCGCCTCCGCCGAGCATCCGTGGCCCACGGCCGAGGACCACGACTGGGCGCTGGTACGGCTCGGCGCCCCCGGTGTCGTACGCGGCGTCGTCGTCGACACCGCGCACTTCCGCGGCAACTATCCGCAGGCGGTGTCGGTCGAGGGCGTGTCGGTGCCCGGCTCCCCGTCGCCGGAGGAACTGCTGTCGGACGACGTGAAGTGGACAACTCTCGTGCCCCGTACGGCGGTTGGCGGGCACGCGGTCAATGGCTTCGACGTCGCTCTGGAGCAGCGCTTCACGCACCTGCGCGTCAATCAGCATCCTGATGGGGGCATCGCACGCCTGCGCGTGTACGGCGAGGTGGTCCCGGACCCCGAGTGGCTGTCCGTGCTCGGCACCTTCGACGTCGTGGCCCTGGAGAACGGCGGCCAGGCCGAGGACGCGTCCAACCTCTTCTACTCGCCCGCCACCAACACCATCCAGCCGGGCCGCTCCCGCGCGATGCACGAGTGCTGGGAGACGCGGCGTCGCCGCGACACGGGCCACGACTGGATCCGCTACCGGCTCGTGGCTCGGTCCGAGATCCGGGCGATCGAGATCGACACGGCGTATCTGAAGGGCAACTCGGCCGGGTGGGCCTCGGTGTCGTTGAGGGACACCGAGACCGGCGACTGGACGGAGATCCTGCCCCGCACCCGCCTCCAGCCGGACACGAACCACCGCTTCGTCCTGCCCACGCCGGCCGTGGGCACCCACGCACGCGTGGACATCTTCCCGGACGGCGGGATCTCACGGCTGCGGCTGTTCGGCTCGCTGACGGAGGAGGGCATGGCGGAGCTGCGGGGGCGGCTTCGGGAGGTGGAGGGCTGA
- the allB gene encoding allantoinase AllB — translation MSDHGWSEGQGEVRGDLVLRSTRVVTPEGTRAASVAVAEGKITDVLPYDTEVPPGARLEDFGDDVLLPGLVDTHVHVNDPGRTEWEGFWTATRAAAAGGITTLIDMPLNSLPPTTTVDHLRTKKDVARSKAHIDVGFWGGALPDNVKDLRPLHDAGVFGFKAFLSPSGVDEFPELDQEQLARALAEIAGFDGLLIVHAEDPHQLAAAPQKSGGAYADFLASRPRDAENTAIAQLIAQAGRLHARVHVLHLSSSDALPLIATAKREGVRLTVETCPHYLTLTAEEVPDGASEFKCCPPIREAANQDALWQGLIDGTIDCIVSDHSPSTADLKTADFTTAWGGISSLQLGLSAIWTEARRRGRSLEDVVRWMSARPAELAGLSQKGAIEAGRDADFAVLAPEETFTVDPAALHHRNRVTAYAGRTLHGVVKSTWLRGQRIVADGEFGEPAGRFLERNH, via the coding sequence GTGTCCGACCACGGATGGAGCGAGGGTCAGGGCGAGGTGCGGGGCGATCTGGTCCTGCGCTCGACGCGCGTCGTCACTCCCGAAGGGACACGCGCCGCCTCGGTCGCGGTCGCGGAGGGCAAGATCACGGACGTACTGCCGTACGACACTGAAGTGCCCCCTGGAGCGCGGCTGGAGGACTTCGGCGACGACGTCCTGCTACCCGGCCTCGTCGACACCCACGTGCACGTCAACGACCCTGGCCGCACAGAGTGGGAAGGCTTCTGGACCGCCACCCGCGCCGCGGCGGCCGGTGGCATCACGACGCTGATCGACATGCCGCTCAACTCCCTTCCGCCGACCACGACGGTCGACCACCTTCGTACCAAGAAGGACGTCGCCCGGTCCAAGGCCCATATCGACGTCGGCTTCTGGGGCGGCGCCCTGCCCGACAACGTCAAGGACCTGCGCCCGCTGCACGACGCCGGAGTCTTCGGCTTCAAGGCGTTCCTCTCACCCTCCGGAGTCGACGAGTTCCCCGAGCTGGACCAGGAGCAACTCGCCCGTGCGCTCGCCGAGATCGCGGGCTTCGACGGCCTGCTGATCGTGCACGCCGAGGACCCGCACCAGCTTGCCGCCGCCCCTCAGAAGAGCGGCGGCGCGTACGCCGACTTCCTCGCCTCCAGGCCGCGCGACGCCGAGAACACCGCCATCGCCCAGCTCATCGCGCAGGCGGGGCGCCTCCACGCGCGCGTGCACGTGCTGCACCTCTCCTCCAGTGACGCGCTGCCCCTGATCGCCACCGCCAAGCGGGAGGGCGTACGACTGACCGTCGAGACCTGTCCGCACTACCTCACGCTCACGGCCGAGGAAGTCCCGGACGGGGCAAGCGAGTTCAAGTGCTGCCCGCCGATCCGCGAGGCGGCCAACCAGGACGCGCTGTGGCAGGGCCTGATCGACGGCACGATCGACTGCATCGTGTCCGACCACTCGCCCTCCACCGCCGACCTCAAGACCGCCGACTTCACCACCGCCTGGGGAGGCATCTCCTCACTCCAACTGGGCCTTTCGGCGATCTGGACCGAGGCCCGTAGGCGAGGCCGGTCCCTCGAGGACGTCGTCCGCTGGATGTCCGCGCGCCCCGCCGAACTGGCCGGACTCTCCCAGAAGGGAGCCATCGAGGCCGGCCGCGACGCCGACTTCGCGGTCCTCGCGCCCGAGGAGACCTTCACCGTCGACCCCGCCGCGCTGCACCACCGCAACCGGGTCACGGCGTACGCGGGCCGGACCCTGCACGGCGTCGTCAAGTCCACCTGGCTGCGCGGCCAACGCATCGTGGCCGACGGCGAGTTCGGCGAGCCTGCCGGCCGATTTCTCGAGAGGAACCACTGA
- a CDS encoding IclR family transcriptional regulator: MPTSSDSDAPADASASKNSAPSGGVQSLERAFDLLERMADAGGEVGLSELSVSSGLPLPTIHRLMRTLVACGYVRQQANRRYALGPRLIRLGESASRLLGTWARPYLARLVEETGETANMALLDGDEIVYVAQVPSKHSMRMFTEVGRRVLPHSTGVGKALLAHLPANEVRALLSRTGMPAATDKTITSPDAFLTALEEVRRSGYAVDDNEQEIGVRCLAVSVPNSPTAAAISISGPAGRVTEAMTEKTVPVLQQIAVELSEALASSGPSAP; encoded by the coding sequence GTGCCGACGTCCAGCGACAGCGACGCCCCTGCGGATGCCTCCGCATCGAAGAACTCCGCACCCAGCGGTGGCGTCCAGTCCCTCGAGCGCGCCTTCGACCTGCTGGAGAGAATGGCGGACGCGGGCGGCGAGGTGGGCCTCAGCGAGCTCTCCGTGAGCAGCGGGCTGCCGCTGCCGACGATCCACCGGTTGATGCGCACGCTCGTGGCCTGCGGTTACGTACGCCAGCAGGCCAACCGCCGGTACGCGCTCGGCCCTCGCCTGATCCGCCTCGGCGAGTCCGCCTCCCGGCTGCTCGGCACCTGGGCCCGGCCCTACCTGGCGCGCCTGGTCGAGGAGACCGGCGAGACGGCGAACATGGCGCTGCTCGACGGCGACGAGATCGTGTACGTAGCGCAGGTCCCGTCGAAGCACTCGATGCGGATGTTCACCGAGGTCGGCCGCCGGGTCCTGCCGCACTCCACCGGCGTCGGCAAGGCCCTGCTCGCCCACCTCCCGGCGAACGAGGTACGCGCCCTGCTGTCCCGTACGGGCATGCCGGCCGCCACGGACAAGACGATCACGTCACCGGACGCATTCCTCACCGCACTGGAAGAGGTCCGCCGCTCCGGATACGCGGTGGACGACAACGAGCAGGAGATAGGCGTCCGCTGCCTGGCGGTCTCCGTCCCCAACTCACCCACCGCGGCGGCGATTTCGATCTCGGGCCCGGCCGGCCGGGTAACGGAGGCGATGACGGAGAAGACGGTGCCCGTGCTGCAGCAGATCGCGGTGGAACTGTCGGAGGCGTTGGCGAGCTCGGGGCCAAGCGCCCCGTAA
- a CDS encoding DUF5955 family protein, with product MLRSLGQRSVTGSDEDPRVAELRTAVSRLRRELATHPAEFPDRGIAEDELAALAAMTVSGIPEVPRLRRSLLLIAGSIGSVSALAPGLREVRSAVEMFGDPPRR from the coding sequence GTGTTGCGGAGCTTGGGGCAGAGGTCAGTGACCGGCAGCGACGAGGATCCGAGGGTGGCGGAGCTCAGGACCGCGGTGTCCCGCTTGCGCCGCGAACTTGCCACGCATCCCGCCGAGTTCCCGGATCGCGGGATCGCGGAGGACGAGCTGGCTGCGCTGGCCGCGATGACGGTGAGCGGCATCCCCGAGGTACCGCGGCTGCGCCGCTCGCTGCTGTTGATCGCCGGCTCCATCGGCTCGGTGAGCGCGCTGGCGCCCGGGTTGCGGGAGGTGCGCAGCGCGGTGGAGATGTTCGGGGATCCTCCCCGGCGCTGA
- a CDS encoding nucleotidyltransferase family protein, which yields MTGKRDQVAGLLLAAGGGRRLGGRPKALLEHRGSPLVEYAAGVLREGGCAQVHVVLGAQADLVRATAALPGCVLVDNAQWEEGMGSSLRAGLDSLAETGARAALVSLVDQPGIGPEAVARVLAAYDSEASLAAASYNGVRGHPVLFGADHWTGISATAVGDRGARAYLKAHDDAITLVECGDVAEAYDIDTEDDLIHLE from the coding sequence ATGACAGGGAAACGGGACCAGGTGGCGGGCCTGCTACTCGCGGCAGGCGGCGGCCGGCGGCTAGGCGGGCGCCCCAAGGCGCTGCTCGAACACCGAGGCAGCCCCCTCGTCGAGTACGCGGCGGGCGTACTCCGCGAGGGCGGCTGCGCCCAAGTGCACGTGGTCCTGGGAGCGCAGGCGGACCTGGTCCGCGCGACAGCCGCACTGCCCGGCTGCGTGCTCGTCGACAACGCCCAGTGGGAGGAGGGCATGGGCTCCTCGCTGCGCGCCGGCCTCGACTCGCTGGCCGAAACGGGGGCGCGGGCCGCCCTGGTGTCGCTGGTCGACCAGCCCGGCATCGGGCCGGAGGCGGTGGCCCGCGTGCTCGCCGCGTACGACTCCGAGGCATCGCTCGCGGCAGCCTCGTACAACGGTGTACGCGGGCACCCCGTGCTGTTCGGCGCCGACCACTGGACCGGTATCAGCGCGACTGCCGTCGGGGATCGCGGGGCACGCGCCTATCTGAAGGCGCACGACGACGCGATCACGCTCGTCGAGTGCGGTGATGTGGCGGAGGCGTACGACATCGACACGGAGGACGACCTGATCCACTTGGAGTGA
- the aceB gene encoding malate synthase A, producing MSAPAPSPLAIVDAEPLPRQGEVLTDAALAFVAELHRRFTPRRDELLVRRAERRAEIARTSTLDFLPETAAIRADDSWKVGPAPEALNDRRVEITGPTDRKMTINALNSGAKVWLADFEDASAPTWENVILGQLNLTDAYERRIDFTSPEGKSYALKPAEELATVVMRPRGWHLNERHLVDSSGTAVPGALVDFGLYFFHNAQRLLDLGKGPYFYLPKTESYLEARLWNDVFVFAQDYVGIPQGTIRATVLIETITAAYEMEEILYELRDHASGLNAGRWDYLFSIVKNFRDGGPKFVLPDRNAVTMTAPFMRAYTELLVRTCHKRGAHAIGGMAAFIPSRRDEEVNKVAFEKVKADKDREARDGFDGSWVAHPDLVPIAMASFDAVLGEKPNQKDRLREDVDVKAADLIAVDSLEAKPTYAGLVNAVQVGIRYIEAWLRGMGAVAIFNLMEDAATAEISRSQIWQWINAGVEFEHAGDTVKATPELARKIAAEELTALRAELGDEAFAAGNWQQAHDLLLKVSLDEEYVDFLTLPAYEQLAG from the coding sequence ATGTCCGCACCAGCGCCCTCCCCGCTGGCCATCGTCGACGCCGAGCCTCTGCCCCGGCAGGGTGAGGTCCTCACGGACGCCGCACTCGCCTTCGTGGCCGAACTGCACCGGCGGTTCACGCCCCGGCGTGACGAGCTCCTCGTCCGTCGTGCCGAGCGGCGCGCCGAGATCGCCCGTACCTCCACGCTCGACTTCCTCCCCGAGACCGCCGCCATCAGGGCCGACGACTCCTGGAAGGTGGGCCCGGCCCCCGAGGCCCTGAACGACCGTCGCGTCGAGATCACAGGACCCACCGACCGCAAGATGACCATCAACGCCCTCAACTCGGGCGCCAAGGTCTGGCTCGCGGACTTCGAGGACGCCTCCGCGCCCACCTGGGAGAACGTGATCCTCGGCCAGCTCAACCTCACCGACGCGTACGAGCGCCGTATCGACTTCACGTCCCCCGAGGGCAAGTCGTACGCCCTGAAGCCGGCCGAGGAGCTGGCGACGGTCGTGATGCGCCCGCGCGGCTGGCACCTCAACGAGCGCCATCTGGTCGACAGTTCGGGCACCGCGGTGCCGGGCGCGCTCGTCGACTTCGGGCTGTACTTCTTCCACAACGCGCAGCGCCTGCTCGACCTCGGCAAGGGCCCGTACTTCTACCTCCCCAAGACGGAGTCGTACCTGGAGGCCCGCCTCTGGAACGACGTGTTCGTCTTCGCGCAGGACTACGTCGGCATCCCGCAGGGCACCATCCGCGCCACCGTCCTCATCGAGACGATCACGGCGGCGTACGAGATGGAGGAGATCCTGTACGAACTCCGCGACCACGCCTCGGGGTTGAACGCGGGCCGCTGGGACTACCTCTTCTCCATCGTGAAGAACTTCCGTGACGGCGGGCCGAAGTTCGTCCTGCCGGACCGCAACGCGGTGACGATGACGGCTCCGTTCATGCGCGCGTACACCGAACTCCTCGTGCGCACCTGCCACAAGCGCGGGGCGCACGCGATCGGCGGCATGGCGGCGTTCATCCCCTCGCGGCGCGACGAGGAGGTCAACAAGGTCGCCTTCGAGAAGGTCAAGGCCGACAAGGACCGCGAGGCGAGGGACGGCTTCGACGGCTCCTGGGTCGCGCACCCGGACCTCGTGCCGATCGCGATGGCGTCCTTCGACGCGGTGCTCGGCGAGAAGCCGAACCAGAAGGACCGGCTGCGCGAGGACGTCGACGTCAAGGCCGCCGACCTGATCGCCGTCGACTCCCTCGAAGCCAAGCCGACGTACGCGGGCCTCGTCAACGCGGTCCAGGTCGGCATCCGCTACATCGAGGCCTGGCTGCGCGGCATGGGCGCGGTCGCCATCTTCAACCTCATGGAGGACGCGGCCACCGCCGAGATCTCCCGCTCCCAGATCTGGCAGTGGATCAACGCGGGCGTCGAGTTCGAGCACGCCGGGGACACGGTGAAGGCCACGCCCGAGCTGGCCCGCAAGATCGCCGCCGAGGAACTGACCGCCCTCCGCGCCGAGTTGGGCGACGAGGCCTTCGCGGCGGGCAACTGGCAGCAGGCCCACGACCTGCTCCTGAAGGTGTCGCTGGACGAGGAGTACGTGGACTTCCTGACGCTGCCCGCGTACGAGCAGCTCGCCGGCTGA
- a CDS encoding SelT/SelW/SelH family protein — MTHRVQIEYCTQCRWLPRAAWLAQELLTTFETELTELALKPGTGGVFVVRVDDEVVWDRREQGFPEPTAVKRLVRDRVAPGRTLGHSEKPAE; from the coding sequence ATGACCCACCGCGTTCAGATCGAGTACTGCACCCAGTGCCGCTGGCTGCCCCGCGCCGCATGGCTGGCGCAGGAGCTGCTGACCACCTTCGAGACCGAGCTGACGGAACTCGCCCTCAAGCCCGGCACCGGCGGCGTGTTCGTCGTACGCGTCGACGACGAGGTGGTCTGGGACCGCCGCGAACAGGGCTTCCCGGAGCCGACGGCCGTCAAGCGCCTCGTACGCGACCGCGTGGCCCCGGGCAGGACCCTGGGCCACTCGGAGAAACCGGCGGAATGA